The Actinomadura sp. WMMB 499 genome includes a window with the following:
- a CDS encoding Na+/H+ antiporter subunit A, which translates to MFTLLLLYAAAAVLVPWAFGRHGRAMGYAAALVPAATAAWAIARAGDVADGRDVTARLSWAPDLGLTIDFRLDALAAVMLLLVGGVGAVVLCYAAWYFPSGPRTERLTVGTLVAFAGAMTGLVLADNLLVLYVFWELTTVSSFLLIGAGHPERTEDRRAALQALLTTTAFGLVMLAGFVVLGETAGTYRISELVADPPGGTAARTAMVLILLGAFAKSAQMPLHAWLPAAMVAPTPVSGYLHAAAMVKAGVYLVARLSPAFAGTGPWTPLIVSVGLVSLLAGGAIALRQDDLKRLLAFGTVSQLGFLMVLLGAGTRTAALAGIALLLAHGLFKAPLFLAVGVLEHEEGTRYADRLSGAGRRRPVLAAAAALAIASMIGLPPFLGFAAKETALKAFAHGGTDAAVLAGIVAGSALTVAYGARFLHGAFGGPHDGDGRPRTAWGLVGPVVLLAAAGFAGGLLAGPLDTLLGTYAGTLPAPRPGYDLALWHGLGLPLALTLAALAAGYLAYRAFGRAFPAPPVRWRPPDAQAAYDGTVAATLAAARGVTRRVQTGSLPAYLAVIGLMVLLLPGAGLAAGLIGGTAPAPFADRLRAWDEPGQPLLVAIVVACALGTLGVRRRLSAALLLAGVGYAVGGLFVVHGGPDVALTLLVVETLSLIMLVLALRRLPDRFPPRRRTPAARAFTAAVSTCLGAFVALFLLVAALSRTAAPAGPAYAGPTKEEGAKNVVNTIIVDLRALDTLGEIVVVAVAAMGVAGLVLTGPGAPRLSERRAVRPGPTRGLAGEPVPEPPAEPPAGRVRWLAAPGRPPLGGSSVVLEATARLLGPTLLVISVYLLIAGHGRPGGGFVAGLVAGMAFVLRYLPGGKRELALAIPARPAVLLGGGLLVTLASGAAGWIIGDEFLYATSYHWHAPVVGEIHLPTSLFFDIGVYLLVLGLVLTILTTLGASLERGPRETGAERAARDVAGEEPR; encoded by the coding sequence ATGTTCACGCTCCTCCTGCTGTACGCCGCCGCGGCCGTCCTCGTCCCCTGGGCGTTCGGACGGCACGGCCGCGCGATGGGGTACGCGGCCGCGCTCGTCCCGGCGGCCACCGCGGCGTGGGCGATCGCCCGCGCCGGGGACGTCGCGGACGGCCGCGATGTCACCGCGCGGCTGTCCTGGGCGCCCGATCTCGGGCTGACGATCGACTTCCGGCTGGACGCCCTCGCCGCCGTCATGCTGCTGCTCGTCGGCGGCGTCGGCGCGGTCGTCCTGTGCTACGCCGCGTGGTACTTCCCGTCCGGCCCGCGCACCGAGCGGCTCACCGTCGGGACGCTCGTCGCGTTCGCGGGCGCGATGACCGGGCTCGTCCTCGCCGACAACCTGCTCGTCCTCTACGTGTTCTGGGAGCTGACCACCGTCAGCTCGTTCCTGCTCATCGGCGCCGGGCACCCCGAGCGGACCGAGGACCGGCGCGCCGCCCTGCAGGCCCTGCTGACCACCACCGCGTTCGGCCTCGTGATGCTCGCCGGGTTCGTCGTCCTCGGCGAGACCGCCGGGACGTACCGGATCTCCGAACTCGTCGCCGACCCGCCCGGCGGAACCGCCGCCCGCACCGCGATGGTGCTGATCCTGCTCGGCGCGTTCGCCAAGTCCGCGCAGATGCCGCTGCACGCCTGGCTGCCCGCCGCGATGGTCGCGCCGACGCCCGTCAGCGGCTACCTGCACGCCGCCGCGATGGTCAAGGCCGGCGTCTACCTGGTCGCGCGGCTGTCCCCGGCGTTCGCCGGGACCGGCCCGTGGACCCCCCTGATCGTCTCCGTCGGCCTCGTCAGCCTGCTCGCCGGCGGCGCCATCGCGCTCCGCCAGGACGACCTGAAGCGCCTCCTCGCCTTCGGCACCGTCAGCCAGCTCGGGTTCCTCATGGTGCTGCTCGGCGCCGGGACCCGGACGGCCGCGCTCGCCGGCATCGCGCTGCTGCTCGCGCACGGCCTGTTCAAGGCGCCGCTGTTCCTCGCCGTCGGCGTCCTGGAGCACGAGGAGGGGACGCGGTACGCCGACCGGCTCTCGGGCGCCGGACGGCGGCGGCCCGTGCTCGCCGCCGCCGCGGCGCTCGCGATCGCGTCCATGATCGGGCTGCCGCCGTTCCTCGGCTTCGCCGCGAAGGAGACGGCGCTCAAGGCGTTCGCGCACGGCGGCACCGACGCCGCCGTCCTCGCCGGGATCGTCGCGGGCTCCGCGCTCACCGTCGCCTACGGCGCCCGCTTCCTGCACGGCGCGTTCGGCGGCCCCCACGACGGGGACGGGCGGCCCCGCACCGCGTGGGGACTCGTCGGGCCGGTCGTCCTGCTCGCCGCCGCCGGGTTCGCCGGGGGCCTGCTGGCCGGCCCCCTCGACACCCTCCTCGGCACCTACGCCGGCACGCTCCCGGCCCCCCGTCCCGGCTACGACCTCGCGCTCTGGCACGGCCTCGGGCTGCCGCTCGCCCTCACCCTCGCCGCGCTCGCCGCCGGTTACCTCGCGTACCGGGCGTTCGGACGCGCGTTCCCCGCACCGCCCGTCCGGTGGCGGCCCCCCGACGCGCAGGCCGCCTACGACGGCACCGTCGCGGCGACGCTCGCCGCCGCCCGGGGCGTCACCCGCCGCGTCCAGACCGGCTCGCTGCCGGCCTACCTCGCCGTGATCGGCCTGATGGTGCTGCTCCTGCCGGGCGCCGGGCTCGCCGCCGGGCTCATCGGCGGGACCGCCCCGGCCCCGTTCGCCGACCGCCTCCGCGCGTGGGACGAACCGGGACAGCCCCTCCTCGTCGCCATCGTCGTCGCGTGCGCGCTCGGGACGCTCGGCGTCCGGCGCCGGCTGTCGGCGGCGCTGCTGCTCGCCGGCGTCGGCTACGCCGTCGGCGGCCTGTTCGTCGTGCACGGCGGTCCCGACGTCGCGCTCACCCTGCTCGTCGTCGAGACCCTCTCGCTGATCATGCTGGTGCTCGCGCTGCGGCGGCTCCCCGACCGGTTCCCGCCGCGCCGCCGGACGCCCGCCGCCCGCGCCTTCACCGCCGCCGTCAGCACCTGCCTCGGCGCGTTCGTCGCCCTGTTCCTGCTCGTCGCCGCGCTCAGCCGCACCGCCGCGCCGGCCGGTCCCGCCTACGCCGGGCCGACGAAGGAGGAGGGGGCGAAGAACGTCGTCAACACGATCATCGTCGACCTCCGGGCGCTCGACACGCTGGGCGAGATCGTCGTGGTCGCGGTGGCGGCGATGGGCGTCGCGGGGCTCGTCCTCACCGGGCCCGGCGCCCCCCGGCTGAGCGAGCGCCGCGCCGTCCGGCCCGGCCCCACCCGCGGCCTCGCGGGCGAACCCGTCCCCGAGCCCCCGGCGGAGCCGCCCGCCGGACGCGTCCGCTGGCTCGCCGCGCCCGGACGTCCCCCGCTCGGCGGTTCGTCCGTCGTCCTGGAGGCCACCGCCCGCCTCCTCGGGCCCACCCTGCTCGTGATCTCGGTGTACCTGTTGATCGCCGGGCACGGCCGGCCGGGCGGCGGCTTCGTCGCCGGACTCGTCGCCGGCATGGCGTTCGTCCTGCGCTACCTGCCCGGCGGCAAGCGCGAGCTGGCCCTCGCCATCCCCGCCCGGCCCGCCGTCCTGCTCGGCGGCGGCCTGCTGGTCACGCTCGCCTCCGGGGCGGCCGGCTGGATCATCGGCGACGAGTTCCTGTACGCGACGTCGTACCACTGGCACGCCCCCGTGGTCGGCGAGATCCACCTCCCCACCAGCCTCTTCTTCGACATCGGCGTCTACCTCCTGGTGCTCGGGCTCGTCCTGACGATCCTCACCACCCTCGGCGCGAGCCTGGAGCGGGGCCCGCGGGAGACGGGCGCCGAGCGGGCGGCCCGCGACGTCGCCGGAGAGGAGCCCCGATGA
- a CDS encoding SAM-dependent methyltransferase, translating into MAGIDTSIPHSARIWNYWMGGKDNYAVDQEAGAHFAGIYPSIAHMARSSRYYITRVVRFLAGEAGVRQFLDIGTGLPSHDNTHEVAQRVAPDSRIVYVDNDPLVLAHAHALLTGRGTGGTDYIDADLNDPESILETARTKLDFERPVALMLMGVLGHLPVSGDDDARARGIVETLKAALPSGGYLAVYDGTNTDPSFVKAVDDYNAGGSVPYVLRSPEQLGRFLDGFEPVEPGLVQIGRWRPDPNPFEDAKGHDAWGGVARKP; encoded by the coding sequence ATGGCCGGAATCGACACATCGATCCCGCATTCGGCAAGAATCTGGAACTACTGGATGGGCGGCAAGGACAATTACGCCGTCGACCAGGAGGCCGGCGCGCATTTCGCCGGCATCTATCCGAGCATCGCCCACATGGCGCGCTCGTCCCGGTACTACATCACGAGGGTGGTGCGGTTCCTGGCGGGCGAGGCGGGCGTCCGGCAGTTCCTGGACATCGGCACCGGGCTGCCCAGCCACGACAACACGCACGAGGTCGCACAGCGCGTCGCGCCCGACTCCCGCATCGTGTACGTGGACAACGACCCGCTCGTCCTCGCGCACGCGCACGCCCTGCTCACCGGCAGGGGGACGGGCGGCACCGACTACATCGACGCCGACCTGAACGATCCCGAGTCGATCCTGGAGACGGCGCGCACGAAACTGGATTTCGAGCGGCCCGTCGCGCTGATGCTGATGGGGGTGCTCGGGCATCTCCCGGTCTCCGGCGACGACGACGCCCGCGCGCGCGGGATCGTCGAGACGCTGAAGGCCGCGCTGCCGTCCGGCGGTTACCTCGCCGTCTACGACGGGACGAACACCGACCCGTCGTTCGTCAAGGCGGTCGACGACTACAACGCGGGCGGATCCGTCCCCTACGTGCTGCGCAGCCCCGAGCAGCTCGGGCGGTTCCTGGACGGCTTCGAACCGGTCGAACCCGGACTGGTGCAGATCGGACGGTGGCGCCCGGACCCGAACCCGTTCGAGGACGCGAAGGGCCACGACGCCTGGGGCGGGGTGGCCCGCAAACCCTAG
- a CDS encoding YchJ family protein, protein MAKGCACGSGVGYRGCCGRLHRGEAAAATAEELMRSRYSAFAERDEAYLLRTWHPATRPERIDFDPALRWTGLEIVRTEAGGPPDARGVVEFRARYASGGEPGELHEVSRFVRDDGAWVYVRGKVG, encoded by the coding sequence GTGGCCAAGGGATGCGCGTGCGGGAGCGGGGTCGGATACCGGGGGTGCTGCGGGCGGCTGCACCGCGGCGAGGCGGCCGCGGCGACGGCCGAGGAGCTGATGCGGTCGCGGTACAGCGCGTTCGCCGAGCGGGACGAGGCGTACCTGCTGCGGACGTGGCATCCCGCGACGCGCCCCGAGCGGATCGACTTCGATCCGGCGCTGCGCTGGACGGGCCTGGAGATCGTCCGCACCGAGGCGGGCGGGCCGCCGGACGCCCGCGGGGTCGTCGAGTTCCGCGCCCGGTACGCGTCCGGCGGCGAGCCCGGCGAGCTGCACGAGGTCAGCCGGTTCGTCCGTGACGACGGCGCGTGGGTCTACGTGCGCGGCAAGGTCGGCTGA
- a CDS encoding BTAD domain-containing putative transcriptional regulator: MRFGVLGTLAVWTDDGGLVPVPGIKVRALLADLLVHEGRPVPADRLIDDLWGDALPGNPPGALSAKVSQLRRVLEDAEPGARALVESRPAGYLLAAADRRVDARRFESLVAEARAAADPKARAGLLGEALGAWRGAPFADFADEPFVRPAAARLEELRLTALEEHAEVRLELGEHGALAGELAAAVAAHPLRERLRAAHLRALYRAGRQHEALEAFDRFRALLADELGLDPGVELAELHGAILRQDPALDAPAGRAAAGPARPRTNLPVPPTELIGRDGAVADVRARLGTDRLVTLTGPGGVGKTRLAVEIAAGLADGPASGFADGVWLVELAAVDRATLPDLAEVATAVLDVRDAPGGPDAPLDRLAAALAERRLLLVLDNCEHVVEQAAELAERLLGRVPGLRVLATSREPLGTPGEVVWAVPPLDVPARNRTGGADGTDGTVDAAALAESSAVRLFAARAEAAARGFRLDAETAAAVAVLCRRLDGIPLALELAARRVRTLGVQGLVARLDDRFRLLATGHRGAPPRQRTLTAMIDWSWDLLDGPERAVLRRLSVHADGCAVDAAEAVCAGGDVPAEEVLDLLVRLVDRSLVVLVERPGEEPRYRLLESVAAYGADRLREAGEHARVRSLHSEYYTALAERADLRGAGQAPWLRTLDAEAANLRAALDTAVAEGAADRALRLAGALAWYWFLRGRLGEALRSLDAALALDGGTAVRRARAVAWRTGLTMLKGDVRDWSARSAAALRAVDATGDAHLAAWARWFLAFAGSDVDDVTAVAPVLAEALESFRASGDVWGEAAVLLLRAKHAHVRSDLPALERDAGRAAVLFGGLGDRWGRLQATEWLGGLAELTGDFDRAERLHRDGQRMAEELRLWPDVTGRLAWRGWIAVMRGDPAAARELCDRAMRLGTERGHLQAVRFAEAGMALAARYAGLLDEAQDRLAAMMEGASPDEFPPLSLTLSQLGLGYVAELRGDAGTAVRFHRDALAVALRQESPRDLAGALEGLAGAYGLAGDHAEAAALLGKAAAVRAGVRAPASPAERIDIDRAAGRVRAALGADAFAAAFADGPGRDPADVLRHAEAVAGGPSPWRGPPAGG, from the coding sequence ATGCGATTCGGGGTACTCGGCACGCTCGCGGTATGGACGGACGACGGCGGGCTCGTCCCCGTGCCCGGCATCAAGGTGCGGGCGCTGCTGGCGGACCTGCTCGTGCACGAGGGGCGGCCCGTCCCCGCCGACCGGCTGATCGACGACCTCTGGGGCGACGCGCTTCCCGGCAATCCCCCGGGCGCGCTGTCGGCGAAGGTGTCGCAGCTGCGGCGGGTGCTGGAGGACGCCGAACCGGGCGCGCGGGCGCTCGTGGAGTCGCGTCCCGCCGGGTACCTGCTGGCCGCCGCCGACCGGCGGGTGGACGCGCGGCGCTTCGAGTCCCTCGTGGCGGAGGCGCGCGCGGCGGCGGACCCCAAGGCGCGGGCGGGGCTGCTCGGCGAGGCGCTCGGCGCGTGGCGCGGCGCGCCGTTCGCGGACTTCGCGGACGAACCGTTCGTCCGTCCGGCGGCGGCGCGGCTCGAGGAGCTGCGGCTGACGGCGCTGGAGGAGCACGCGGAGGTGCGGCTGGAGCTGGGCGAGCACGGGGCGCTGGCCGGGGAGCTCGCCGCCGCCGTGGCCGCGCACCCGCTGCGGGAACGGCTGCGCGCCGCGCACTTGCGCGCCCTGTACCGGGCGGGGCGGCAGCATGAGGCGCTGGAGGCCTTCGACCGGTTCCGGGCGCTGCTGGCCGACGAGCTGGGCCTGGACCCCGGCGTCGAGCTGGCCGAGCTGCACGGCGCGATCCTGCGCCAGGACCCCGCGCTGGACGCCCCGGCCGGACGCGCGGCGGCGGGGCCCGCGCGGCCGCGCACGAACCTGCCGGTTCCGCCGACCGAGCTGATCGGACGGGACGGCGCGGTGGCGGACGTCCGCGCCCGGCTCGGCACCGACCGGCTGGTCACCCTGACCGGGCCGGGCGGCGTCGGCAAGACGCGCCTCGCGGTGGAGATCGCCGCCGGGCTCGCGGACGGGCCCGCGAGCGGCTTCGCCGACGGGGTGTGGCTGGTGGAGCTGGCGGCGGTCGACCGGGCCACCCTCCCGGACCTGGCCGAGGTCGCGACGGCGGTGCTGGACGTCCGGGACGCGCCGGGCGGCCCCGACGCGCCCCTCGACCGGCTCGCCGCGGCGCTCGCCGAGCGCCGCCTGCTGCTCGTCCTGGACAACTGCGAGCACGTCGTCGAGCAGGCCGCCGAGCTGGCCGAGCGGCTGCTGGGCCGGGTCCCGGGGCTGCGGGTGCTCGCGACGAGCCGGGAGCCGCTCGGCACGCCCGGCGAGGTGGTGTGGGCGGTGCCGCCGCTGGACGTGCCCGCCCGGAACCGGACCGGCGGCGCGGACGGGACGGACGGGACGGTCGACGCGGCGGCGCTCGCGGAGTCGAGCGCGGTGCGGCTGTTCGCGGCGCGGGCGGAGGCGGCGGCGCGCGGGTTCCGGCTGGACGCCGAGACGGCCGCGGCGGTCGCGGTGCTGTGCCGCCGGCTCGACGGGATCCCGCTGGCACTCGAACTCGCGGCGCGGCGCGTCCGGACGCTGGGCGTGCAGGGGCTCGTGGCGCGGCTGGACGACCGGTTCCGGCTGCTCGCGACGGGCCACCGGGGCGCGCCGCCCCGGCAGCGCACCCTCACCGCGATGATCGACTGGAGCTGGGACCTGCTGGACGGGCCGGAGCGGGCGGTGCTGCGGCGGCTGTCGGTGCACGCGGACGGCTGCGCGGTGGACGCGGCCGAGGCGGTGTGCGCGGGCGGGGACGTCCCGGCGGAGGAGGTCCTGGACCTGCTGGTCCGGCTGGTCGACCGGTCGCTGGTCGTGCTGGTCGAGCGGCCGGGCGAGGAGCCCCGGTACCGGCTGCTGGAGTCGGTGGCCGCCTACGGGGCCGACCGGCTGCGCGAGGCGGGCGAGCACGCGCGCGTCCGGTCCCTGCACAGTGAGTACTACACCGCCCTGGCCGAACGCGCCGACCTGCGGGGCGCCGGGCAGGCGCCGTGGCTGCGGACGCTCGACGCCGAGGCCGCGAACCTGCGCGCGGCGCTCGACACGGCCGTCGCGGAGGGCGCCGCCGACCGCGCGCTGCGGTTGGCCGGGGCGCTCGCCTGGTACTGGTTCCTGCGCGGCCGGCTCGGGGAGGCGCTGCGCTCCCTCGACGCCGCGCTGGCCCTGGACGGCGGCACGGCCGTCCGGCGCGCCCGCGCGGTGGCGTGGCGGACGGGGCTGACGATGCTGAAGGGCGACGTCCGCGACTGGTCCGCGCGCAGCGCGGCGGCGCTGCGCGCGGTGGACGCCACGGGGGACGCGCACCTGGCGGCGTGGGCGCGGTGGTTCCTGGCGTTCGCGGGCTCCGACGTGGACGACGTCACGGCGGTCGCGCCCGTCCTGGCCGAGGCGCTCGAGTCGTTCCGGGCGTCCGGCGACGTGTGGGGCGAGGCGGCGGTGCTGCTGCTGCGCGCCAAGCACGCGCACGTGCGCAGCGACCTGCCCGCGCTGGAGCGGGACGCCGGACGCGCCGCCGTCCTGTTCGGCGGGCTCGGCGACCGGTGGGGGCGGCTGCAGGCCACCGAGTGGCTCGGCGGGCTGGCGGAGCTGACCGGCGACTTCGACCGGGCGGAGCGGCTGCACCGCGACGGGCAGCGGATGGCGGAGGAGCTGCGGCTGTGGCCGGACGTCACGGGACGGCTGGCCTGGCGCGGCTGGATCGCCGTCATGCGCGGCGACCCGGCGGCGGCGCGGGAGCTGTGCGACCGGGCGATGCGGCTCGGGACGGAGCGGGGCCACCTGCAGGCGGTCAGGTTCGCGGAGGCCGGGATGGCGCTCGCGGCGCGCTACGCCGGGCTGCTGGACGAGGCGCAGGACCGGCTCGCGGCGATGATGGAGGGCGCGTCGCCCGACGAGTTCCCGCCGCTGTCGCTGACGCTGAGCCAGCTGGGCCTGGGGTACGTGGCCGAGCTGCGGGGCGACGCGGGCACGGCCGTCCGGTTCCACCGGGACGCGCTGGCCGTCGCGCTCCGCCAGGAGTCGCCGCGCGACCTCGCGGGCGCGCTGGAGGGGCTCGCGGGCGCGTACGGCCTGGCGGGGGACCACGCGGAGGCCGCGGCGCTGCTGGGGAAGGCCGCCGCCGTGCGCGCCGGGGTGCGGGCGCCCGCGAGCCCGGCGGAGCGCATCGACATCGACCGGGCCGCCGGACGGGTCCGGGCGGCGCTCGGCGCGGACGCGTTCGCGGCGGCGTTCGCGGACGGTCCCGGCCGCGACCCCGCGGACGTCCTGCGGCACGCGGAGGCGGTCGCGGGCGGGCCGTCGCCGTGGCGGGGCCCGCCCGCCGGCGGGTGA
- a CDS encoding NADPH-dependent FMN reductase: MADDGRLRVAVIIGSTRRGRFGPTVAEWFAGRARRRPDLDVDLVDLAACALPQALPDEDEPAPPAVATLGLRLAAADAFAVVTPEYNRGYPGALKTAIDWFYDEWRTKPVAVVSYGRESGGLQAAAQLREVFAELEAVPIRDGVALPCYWRDFAADGSWPKSGAECNTAVSTTLDRLSWWARALRDARNAHPYG, from the coding sequence ATGGCGGACGACGGACGGCTGCGGGTGGCGGTGATCATCGGCAGCACGCGGCGCGGGCGGTTCGGCCCGACCGTCGCGGAGTGGTTCGCCGGGCGGGCCCGCAGGCGCCCGGACCTGGACGTCGACCTCGTCGACCTCGCCGCGTGCGCGCTCCCCCAGGCGCTCCCGGACGAGGACGAGCCCGCGCCGCCGGCGGTCGCGACGCTCGGGCTGCGGCTCGCGGCGGCGGACGCGTTCGCGGTGGTGACGCCCGAGTACAACCGGGGCTACCCGGGAGCGCTCAAGACCGCGATCGACTGGTTCTACGACGAGTGGCGGACCAAGCCCGTCGCCGTCGTGTCCTACGGCCGCGAGTCGGGCGGCCTGCAGGCGGCCGCGCAGCTCCGCGAGGTGTTCGCCGAGCTGGAGGCCGTCCCGATCCGGGACGGCGTCGCCCTGCCCTGCTACTGGCGCGACTTCGCCGCCGACGGCTCCTGGCCGAAGTCCGGCGCCGAATGCAACACGGCCGTGTCCACGACCCTGGACCGCCTGTCGTGGTGGGCCCGCGCCCTCCGCGACGCACGCAACGCTCACCCGTACGGCTGA
- a CDS encoding dihydrofolate reductase family protein, with translation MRKIISSTYVTLDGVIDDPQIWTMPYFGEEAAEYGRELLFSSDALLAGRETYDAFAETWPAMEEQTGDFGARMNSLPHYVVSDSLEKAEWGDSTIIKRADAAAKIAELKKQDGQNILQYGYGVVTETLIEHGLLDELHLWIHPVIVGPDSTSKLLSRNGFGASFELVGTRTFENGVIIATYRPAAK, from the coding sequence ATGCGCAAGATCATCAGCTCCACCTACGTCACGCTCGACGGCGTCATCGACGACCCGCAGATCTGGACCATGCCCTACTTCGGCGAGGAGGCCGCCGAATACGGCCGCGAGCTCCTGTTCTCCTCCGACGCCCTGCTGGCCGGCCGGGAGACCTACGACGCCTTCGCCGAGACGTGGCCCGCGATGGAGGAGCAGACCGGCGACTTCGGCGCCCGGATGAACTCGCTCCCGCACTACGTCGTGTCCGACTCGCTCGAGAAGGCCGAGTGGGGCGACAGCACGATCATCAAGCGGGCCGACGCCGCCGCGAAGATCGCCGAACTGAAGAAGCAGGACGGGCAGAACATCCTGCAGTACGGCTACGGCGTCGTGACGGAGACGCTGATCGAGCACGGGCTGCTGGACGAACTGCACCTGTGGATCCACCCCGTGATCGTCGGGCCCGACAGCACGTCCAAGCTGCTGAGCCGCAACGGGTTCGGCGCCTCGTTCGAACTGGTCGGTACCCGGACGTTCGAGAACGGCGTCATCATCGCGACCTACCGCCCGGCCGCGAAGTGA
- a CDS encoding TetR/AcrR family transcriptional regulator — translation MAEGLRERKKRETRRRIADAAAGLFVARGFDAVTIAEVAEAADVSVNTVYNYFEAKEDLVFPPHHGSRLADIVAAREPGESAAGAVLRRLREEVRRRDPALGLTPGFAGFHAMMRAAPTLLARLDDIAVRMEADLAALLAAETGAAPDDPLPGLVAGQIGWLHARVLMEAGTRTEAGHDVDAMAGAMLGLLDAIEGLLGPRVLDYARR, via the coding sequence ATGGCGGAGGGGCTGCGGGAGCGCAAGAAGCGGGAGACGCGCAGGCGGATCGCGGACGCGGCGGCGGGCCTGTTCGTGGCGCGCGGGTTCGACGCGGTGACGATCGCCGAGGTCGCGGAGGCGGCGGACGTCTCGGTCAACACCGTCTACAACTACTTCGAGGCCAAGGAGGACCTCGTGTTCCCGCCGCACCACGGGAGCCGGCTGGCCGACATCGTCGCCGCCCGCGAGCCCGGCGAGTCCGCGGCGGGCGCCGTGCTGCGGCGGCTGCGCGAGGAGGTGCGGCGCCGCGACCCGGCCCTCGGCCTGACGCCCGGTTTCGCCGGCTTCCACGCGATGATGCGGGCCGCCCCCACGCTGCTCGCGCGGCTCGACGACATCGCCGTCCGGATGGAGGCCGACCTCGCCGCGCTGCTCGCCGCGGAGACCGGCGCGGCCCCGGACGACCCGCTCCCCGGGCTGGTCGCGGGGCAGATCGGCTGGCTGCACGCGCGGGTGCTGATGGAGGCGGGCACGCGCACCGAAGCCGGCCATGACGTGGACGCCATGGCCGGCGCGATGCTCGGGCTGCTGGACGCGATCGAGGGCCTGCTCGGCCCGCGCGTCCTGGACTACGCCCGCCGGTGA
- a CDS encoding ABC transporter ATP-binding protein yields MSTPVIDVRGLTRTFDLKTGPVHAVRGIDLAAERGEILGLLGPNGAGKTTTLRMLTTLLAPTGGDATIAGCDLRRDPAGVRRHIGYVAQAGGLDPACPVLEELVTQGRLHRLPRPDARDRAAELASDLALTGLLERPAGALSGGQRRRLEIALGLVGRPEVLFLDEPTTGLDPGARAELWDLVRRIRAERGTTVVLTTHYLDEADALADRVVVVDAGTVVADGSPADLKARHAGGPAASLQDAFLAITGRRPAADGAPVAI; encoded by the coding sequence ATGTCCACGCCCGTCATCGACGTCCGGGGCCTCACCCGGACCTTCGACCTCAAGACCGGCCCCGTCCACGCCGTGCGCGGCATCGACCTGGCGGCGGAGCGCGGGGAGATTCTCGGCCTCCTCGGCCCGAACGGCGCGGGGAAGACGACGACCCTGCGCATGCTCACCACGCTGCTCGCGCCGACCGGCGGCGACGCGACGATCGCCGGGTGCGACCTGCGCCGCGACCCGGCGGGCGTCCGGCGGCACATCGGGTACGTCGCGCAGGCGGGCGGGCTCGACCCCGCCTGCCCGGTGCTGGAGGAGCTGGTCACGCAGGGCCGCCTGCACCGGCTGCCGCGCCCGGACGCCCGCGACCGCGCCGCCGAGCTGGCGTCCGACCTCGCCCTCACCGGCCTGCTGGAGCGGCCCGCCGGGGCGCTCTCCGGCGGGCAGCGGCGCCGCCTGGAGATCGCGCTCGGCCTGGTCGGCCGGCCGGAGGTGCTGTTCCTCGACGAGCCGACCACCGGCCTGGACCCCGGCGCCCGCGCCGAACTGTGGGACCTCGTCCGCCGGATCCGCGCCGAGCGCGGCACCACGGTCGTCCTCACCACCCACTACCTGGACGAGGCGGACGCGCTCGCCGACCGAGTGGTCGTCGTCGACGCCGGGACGGTCGTCGCCGACGGCTCCCCCGCCGACCTCAAGGCGCGGCACGCGGGCGGCCCGGCCGCGAGCCTGCAGGACGCCTTCCTGGCGATCACCGGGCGCCGCCCCGCCGCCGACGGCGCCCCCGTCGCGATCTGA
- a CDS encoding ABC transporter permease, whose translation MRDFLTDTGVVFGRYMRATLRSKTNLFFGMLQPLLFLALFGPLLTGLRLGVDGSSWQALVPGLLVQLALLGGSFVGLGLIIEKSSGVLDRMRATPVRPAALLLGRTLRDVVQLTAQSALLVLLGLVFGLRAPIAGIALGLAFVAVLAGALSALSYGLAMKVRTPPEFAAITNTAVLPLMLVSGLLLPMSLAPAWLDGLSHAVPFRYTADAVRQAYLGNYANGTVAAGAAVTLGFAVPAFAAGARLFRRG comes from the coding sequence ATGCGCGACTTCCTCACCGACACCGGCGTCGTGTTCGGCCGCTACATGCGCGCCACGCTCCGCTCGAAGACGAACCTGTTCTTCGGAATGCTGCAGCCCCTGCTGTTCCTCGCCCTGTTCGGGCCGCTGCTCACCGGCCTCCGCCTCGGCGTGGACGGCTCGTCCTGGCAGGCGCTCGTCCCCGGCCTGCTGGTGCAGCTCGCGCTGCTCGGCGGCTCCTTCGTGGGGCTCGGCCTCATCATCGAGAAGAGCTCCGGGGTGCTCGACCGGATGCGCGCCACGCCGGTGCGTCCCGCCGCCCTGCTGCTCGGCCGGACGCTGCGCGACGTCGTCCAGCTCACCGCCCAGTCGGCGCTGCTGGTGCTGCTCGGGCTGGTGTTCGGGCTGCGCGCCCCGATCGCCGGCATCGCGCTCGGGCTCGCGTTCGTCGCCGTCCTGGCGGGCGCGCTGTCCGCGCTGTCGTACGGGCTGGCGATGAAGGTCCGGACGCCCCCGGAGTTCGCCGCGATCACCAACACGGCCGTGCTGCCGCTGATGCTGGTGTCCGGGCTGCTGCTGCCCATGTCCCTCGCCCCCGCCTGGCTCGACGGGCTCTCCCACGCCGTCCCGTTCCGGTACACGGCCGACGCGGTACGGCAGGCGTACCTCGGGAACTACGCGAACGGGACGGTCGCCGCGGGCGCCGCCGTCACGCTCGGGTTCGCCGTGCCGGCGTTCGCCGCCGGGGCCCGGCTGTTCCGCCGCGGCTGA